A stretch of Candidatus Sphingomonas phytovorans DNA encodes these proteins:
- a CDS encoding amidohydrolase family protein: protein MRFLSGLGLWALSLLAIAPVHAETTAFTGARVIDGTGRAPIPNGVVVVTDGKVTAVGTRARTPIPAGTTRIDVTGKTIMPGIVNAHGHLFFDAKSAIPARTQLADQLALYARYGVTTVYSLGDDGVETVKLRDELRTAPFGPGMARLYVSGPVLTATSPDEGRAAATANAARGVDIIKIRLEGPPDAPIRTPAVYGAMIDQAHIDKLRVAAHMFTADETRGLVDAGVDILAHSIRDRDVDPALIAEIKAKGVGYIPTLTRDLSVFVYESTPDFVTDPFFTREEAHRLPLAALLDPEAQARVKASAAAQAIKPALDQARRNLKLLSDAGVAIAMGTDTGAPTGRWQGYFEHLEMQMMVEAGLTPMKVLVAATGGAAKVMRIDDMVGTLRPGRQADLLVLGANPLADIRNTHSLEQVWIAGRKLD from the coding sequence ATGCGGTTCCTGAGCGGTCTTGGCCTTTGGGCATTGTCGTTGCTGGCGATCGCGCCGGTTCATGCCGAGACGACTGCCTTCACCGGCGCGCGGGTGATCGACGGCACCGGCCGGGCGCCGATCCCGAACGGCGTCGTGGTGGTGACCGACGGCAAGGTCACCGCGGTGGGCACCCGTGCGCGCACCCCGATTCCGGCAGGCACCACCCGGATCGACGTGACGGGCAAGACGATCATGCCCGGGATCGTCAACGCGCATGGCCATCTGTTCTTCGACGCGAAGTCGGCGATCCCGGCGCGCACCCAGCTTGCCGACCAGCTTGCGCTCTACGCCCGCTACGGCGTCACCACGGTCTACAGCCTTGGCGATGACGGGGTGGAGACGGTGAAGCTCCGCGACGAACTGCGCACCGCGCCGTTCGGCCCGGGCATGGCGCGGCTCTACGTCTCCGGCCCTGTGCTCACCGCCACGAGCCCGGATGAGGGCCGCGCCGCCGCGACGGCCAATGCCGCGCGGGGCGTCGACATCATCAAGATCAGGCTCGAGGGGCCGCCCGACGCCCCGATCCGCACCCCGGCCGTCTATGGTGCGATGATCGACCAGGCGCATATCGATAAACTGCGCGTCGCCGCGCACATGTTCACCGCGGACGAGACCAGGGGGCTGGTCGATGCCGGCGTCGATATCCTCGCCCACAGCATCCGCGACCGCGACGTGGACCCTGCGCTGATCGCCGAAATCAAGGCGAAGGGTGTCGGCTATATCCCGACATTGACGCGCGACCTGTCGGTGTTCGTCTATGAATCGACCCCCGATTTCGTGACCGATCCGTTCTTCACCCGGGAAGAGGCCCATCGCCTGCCGCTCGCCGCGTTGCTGGACCCGGAGGCGCAGGCCAGGGTGAAGGCGAGCGCCGCCGCCCAGGCGATCAAGCCGGCGCTCGACCAGGCCAGGCGCAACCTGAAACTGCTGTCGGATGCCGGTGTCGCGATCGCGATGGGCACCGATACCGGCGCGCCCACCGGCCGCTGGCAGGGCTATTTCGAGCATCTCGAAATGCAGATGATGGTCGAGGCCGGGCTGACCCCGATGAAAGTGCTGGTGGCCGCGACCGGTGGTGCGGCGAAGGTGATGCGGATCGACGACATGGTCGGCACCTTGCGGCCCGGGCGGCAGGCGGACCTGCTGGTGCTGGGCGCCAATCCGCTGGCCGATATCCGCAACACCCATAGTCTCGAACAGGTCTGGATCGCCGGCCGCAAGCTGGATTGA
- a CDS encoding HK97 family phage prohead protease, with protein MTIQTKAMTIVEMDEAGKGLALLATLSAIDSDDDTYQAGAFSWKAGGSQWAPMIVAHNRGKMPFGKARVYEDGDRALAELNLNLATQVGRDWHETLKFDLATGEPVQEWSYGYEVMDWDFRYIDRTRKVRVIKQTDVHEVSPVIRGAGAGTRTISIKSAELKDAHFAPLIASLGELATALGEDPSQLSATGLKQLTEIHGSLGKGLEAAAAAIGADATKVDTLLAGYLRHQSRRHLAA; from the coding sequence ATGACCATCCAGACCAAGGCGATGACGATTGTGGAGATGGACGAGGCCGGCAAGGGCCTGGCGCTTCTCGCCACGCTTTCCGCGATCGACAGCGACGACGACACCTATCAGGCCGGGGCGTTCTCGTGGAAGGCCGGCGGCTCGCAATGGGCGCCCATGATCGTCGCGCATAATCGCGGCAAGATGCCGTTCGGCAAGGCGCGGGTATATGAAGACGGCGACCGCGCGCTTGCAGAGTTGAACCTTAACCTCGCCACGCAGGTCGGCCGCGACTGGCACGAGACGTTGAAGTTCGACCTGGCGACGGGCGAGCCGGTGCAGGAATGGTCCTACGGCTACGAGGTCATGGACTGGGACTTCCGCTATATCGACCGGACGAGAAAGGTTCGCGTCATCAAGCAAACGGACGTTCACGAGGTGTCGCCGGTCATCCGGGGCGCGGGCGCCGGGACGCGCACGATTTCGATCAAGAGCGCCGAGCTGAAGGACGCGCATTTCGCTCCGCTGATCGCGAGCCTGGGCGAACTGGCGACCGCCCTGGGCGAGGACCCTTCTCAGCTTTCCGCCACCGGGCTGAAGCAGCTGACGGAAATCCATGGGTCGCTGGGCAAGGGCCTTGAGGCGGCGGCCGCCGCGATCGGGGCCGACGCCACCAAGGTCGATACGCTGCTCGCCGGCTATCTGCGCCACCAGTCGCGCCGCCATCTCGCCGCTTAG
- a CDS encoding GDSL-type esterase/lipase family protein, translating to MGAIKEKFDQVYRDFATDGLSSSGLYDPPKAEVRGIGPMIEAALGNVGIGALLSVTKLTKPLLDADLAHAAGDVALVYADGVDVNNDLYLKSGASGVGGWNNTGILHAIMDGLGRPGIDLARNWASLAAGEPDPDHHPGALSAYQYAQKIAALVDDAVAAGQAVESISPYLTDLTTIADTIDAAENIVLAAPLTTSKAATTTIASNTTLAADPNLTVPFAAYQAKRLRGRIDYSTGATGGFKFRIAGPAGATVQINRRAIAPGAAAYSAVATDVAFHVSDVVVTGAAGSGTVEYDAVIYNGANAGDVQFLWAQNAIDATATSVKAGGEIEAKALIATAPFAFASSAIAKLGDYTGPGASGGHNVISFTQVGVAVSYIEAMITGSSAEAQLFAGSYTITVDGGAPTTVTAPAGWSYVSLFTGLAEVPHRVRIKGNFIDSDIAVRARGKAVAIARPSDIPSYYRVMDATNGYASYIAKDGAPELYTGNYGAGDKRVTTLPSACGFGWRFAATTTSIRAWVYDASNGSSYELLQDGVSIATFNFTGTRPGTFAMITLATGLNGAHEYEIRPITSGRFFYLHAILVDSLSPSAHAAKELDAWYGDSNVEMPIGADARTHAAFLLASPAGRACIRKGLGGQRVSTWGRDNTALVTTGLSQAASRLFNMIGVNDYYYGTPLATLEADYTGQIVNQRAGNATAKIVCIGLHEHYRAPLAGGPYSDTDRRAYNARIQAAVAACRAAGDTNVYYVDPTGWIIGTSPTPDLADGVHLSTAGWIKFRAGLQTALTALGI from the coding sequence ATGGGCGCGATCAAGGAGAAGTTCGATCAGGTCTATCGGGATTTCGCGACGGACGGCTTGAGTTCGAGCGGCCTTTACGACCCACCTAAAGCCGAGGTGCGCGGGATTGGGCCGATGATCGAGGCGGCACTGGGGAATGTGGGTATCGGCGCGCTGCTATCGGTGACGAAGCTGACCAAACCACTTCTGGACGCCGACCTTGCCCATGCGGCCGGCGACGTTGCCCTGGTCTATGCCGATGGCGTCGACGTCAACAACGACCTGTATTTGAAGAGCGGTGCGAGCGGCGTAGGCGGGTGGAACAACACGGGCATCTTGCATGCCATCATGGACGGCCTGGGTCGGCCCGGGATCGACCTCGCCAGGAACTGGGCATCCCTCGCGGCCGGCGAGCCAGATCCCGATCATCACCCAGGCGCGCTATCGGCGTATCAGTACGCGCAGAAGATCGCGGCCCTCGTGGACGATGCGGTGGCGGCGGGCCAGGCGGTCGAGAGCATCAGCCCCTATCTCACCGACCTAACAACCATCGCCGACACGATCGACGCGGCTGAGAACATCGTCCTGGCCGCCCCGCTGACCACGTCGAAGGCAGCGACAACGACGATCGCGAGCAACACGACGCTGGCGGCCGACCCGAACCTGACGGTGCCTTTCGCCGCGTATCAGGCCAAGCGATTGAGGGGCCGTATCGACTATTCGACCGGGGCCACAGGCGGGTTCAAGTTCAGGATCGCCGGCCCAGCGGGGGCGACCGTCCAGATCAACCGGCGCGCCATCGCCCCCGGCGCCGCCGCCTATAGCGCGGTCGCGACCGATGTTGCTTTCCACGTCAGCGACGTTGTGGTGACCGGTGCAGCAGGCTCCGGCACCGTCGAATATGACGCCGTGATCTACAACGGCGCCAATGCCGGCGACGTCCAGTTCCTGTGGGCGCAAAACGCCATCGATGCCACCGCCACCAGTGTGAAGGCCGGGGGCGAGATCGAGGCAAAAGCGCTGATCGCGACGGCGCCGTTCGCTTTCGCGAGTTCGGCCATCGCCAAGCTCGGCGACTATACCGGCCCCGGCGCGTCCGGCGGGCACAATGTCATCTCATTTACCCAGGTTGGCGTTGCCGTCAGCTATATCGAAGCGATGATCACCGGTTCCTCGGCCGAGGCGCAGCTCTTCGCCGGCAGCTACACGATCACGGTCGACGGCGGGGCGCCCACCACCGTCACCGCGCCGGCCGGCTGGAGCTATGTGTCGCTGTTCACCGGGCTTGCCGAGGTTCCCCATCGTGTTCGGATCAAGGGCAACTTCATCGATAGTGACATTGCCGTGAGGGCACGCGGCAAGGCGGTGGCCATCGCCCGCCCGTCCGATATCCCCTCCTATTATCGGGTGATGGACGCGACCAACGGCTATGCGTCCTATATCGCCAAGGATGGCGCGCCGGAACTGTACACCGGCAATTATGGTGCAGGCGACAAGCGGGTGACGACGTTGCCCTCAGCGTGCGGATTTGGCTGGCGGTTCGCCGCGACCACGACGAGCATTCGTGCCTGGGTGTATGACGCCAGCAACGGCAGCTCCTACGAACTTCTCCAGGATGGTGTGTCGATCGCGACCTTCAATTTCACAGGCACCCGGCCTGGCACGTTCGCGATGATCACGCTGGCGACCGGCCTGAATGGCGCACACGAGTATGAGATCAGGCCGATTACCTCGGGCCGGTTCTTCTACCTTCACGCTATCCTGGTCGACTCGCTGAGCCCGTCGGCGCACGCCGCGAAGGAACTGGATGCATGGTACGGGGACAGCAATGTGGAGATGCCGATCGGAGCCGACGCACGAACCCATGCCGCCTTCCTGCTCGCGAGCCCCGCCGGCCGCGCCTGCATCCGCAAAGGGCTTGGCGGACAGCGGGTATCGACCTGGGGCCGGGACAACACCGCGCTGGTGACCACAGGCCTTAGCCAGGCCGCGAGCCGCCTCTTCAACATGATCGGGGTCAACGACTATTATTACGGCACCCCGCTCGCCACGTTGGAGGCCGACTACACAGGGCAGATCGTCAACCAACGAGCAGGCAACGCCACGGCCAAGATCGTCTGCATTGGCCTGCACGAGCACTACCGCGCGCCGCTTGCTGGCGGTCCCTATTCGGATACCGATCGCCGCGCATACAACGCCCGCATCCAGGCCGCCGTCGCTGCGTGCCGCGCGGCCGGCGATACCAACGTCTATTATGTCGACCCGACCGGCTGGATCATCGGCACGTCGCCTACGCCCGATCTTGCTGACGGGGTTCATCTGAGCACGGCGGGCTGGATCAAGTTCCGCGCTGGGTTGCAGACGGCCCTGACGGCGCTGGGGATTTGA
- a CDS encoding DUF2730 family protein: MTGNVMIMVLTAASLALGIANTIWAWLSRGSAKTADHERRLMTIEGDLKHLPNKEDVTALRLGLSEMNGKLNTAESELSAVARTVRRIEDHLVAGAK; encoded by the coding sequence GTGACCGGCAATGTAATGATTATGGTGCTGACCGCCGCGTCACTGGCGCTCGGCATCGCCAATACGATCTGGGCCTGGCTCAGCCGGGGCAGCGCGAAGACGGCTGACCATGAGCGGCGTCTCATGACGATCGAAGGCGATCTGAAGCACCTCCCCAACAAGGAAGACGTCACGGCGTTGCGCCTCGGCCTCTCCGAAATGAACGGCAAGCTCAACACCGCCGAGTCCGAGTTGAGCGCCGTCGCGCGGACGGTGCGCCGGATCGAGGATCACCTCGTAGCGGGAGCGAAGTAG
- a CDS encoding DUF3168 domain-containing protein — protein MADLVGAVAALLAADAGIAAIVGARVFGGELPPGETQHMPRRVIVLKPSGGFSMTGASYVEADTQRLDLFAYGATVREASDLCGAAAAVLRRIDRVVSAGVLIHWAQSAGGFLTGREPVTDWPRAWQSFQFLHALKEV, from the coding sequence ATGGCTGATCTGGTCGGTGCCGTCGCTGCCCTGCTCGCGGCCGATGCCGGCATTGCGGCGATTGTCGGCGCGCGCGTGTTCGGCGGTGAGCTGCCGCCCGGCGAGACGCAGCACATGCCGCGACGCGTGATCGTGCTGAAGCCATCGGGCGGCTTTTCGATGACAGGCGCCAGCTATGTCGAGGCGGACACCCAGCGGCTCGACCTGTTCGCCTATGGCGCGACGGTGCGCGAGGCGTCCGATCTGTGCGGCGCGGCGGCGGCGGTGCTGCGCCGGATCGACCGCGTCGTCTCGGCCGGGGTGCTGATCCACTGGGCGCAGAGCGCGGGCGGCTTCCTGACCGGGCGCGAGCCGGTGACCGACTGGCCCCGCGCCTGGCAGTCTTTCCAGTTTTTACACGCACTGAAGGAGGTTTGA
- a CDS encoding DUF3486 family protein: MTDAAQDRREGRGRLSSLDLLPDAAEEDIVWALEALRSRALPQNAILDQFNARLASRGIGPVSKSSFGRWSIRKAIQFRRLDEFRVITSDLVDSLGQGDTESATIAIGEMLKAAIYERLEGNPDDKVLGRLARTLRDTQAAQKASAEHRSRIDARVASKVEEVADRAEHVMREAGLGKDRIAELRREFLGVGKGGGSE, encoded by the coding sequence GTGACGGACGCCGCGCAGGATCGCCGCGAGGGGCGCGGCCGGCTGTCGTCGCTCGATCTGCTGCCCGACGCGGCCGAGGAAGATATCGTCTGGGCGCTTGAGGCGCTTCGGTCCCGCGCGCTCCCGCAGAATGCGATCCTCGACCAGTTCAACGCGCGGCTCGCGTCGCGCGGGATCGGGCCAGTCAGCAAGTCTTCGTTCGGCCGCTGGTCAATCCGCAAGGCCATCCAGTTCCGGCGCCTGGACGAATTCCGCGTCATTACATCGGACCTGGTCGACAGCCTGGGTCAAGGCGACACCGAGAGTGCAACGATCGCGATCGGCGAGATGCTGAAAGCCGCGATCTACGAGCGGCTTGAAGGAAACCCGGACGACAAGGTGCTTGGCCGGCTGGCACGAACACTGCGCGATACCCAGGCAGCGCAAAAGGCTTCGGCCGAGCATCGCTCCCGCATCGATGCGCGTGTGGCCTCCAAGGTCGAGGAGGTCGCCGATCGCGCCGAGCATGTCATGCGCGAGGCCGGCCTGGGCAAGGATCGCATCGCCGAGCTGCGCCGCGAGTTCCTTGGCGTAGGCAAGGGCGGCGGCAGTGAATGA
- a CDS encoding phage major capsid protein — protein MSVANLTLKEAREKLGAKQDELGKVFEEAKVAGGYDFNKVTSLGTNVKGSIAVAEKVKAMNAECDELAQHAETLEAAEHAAKSHADREKGVRRPPMPGSKGDDRRAEIKSLGTRVAEEKSYQSWVKDGANGGVSFSFDEVWPSDVLAKGASFETLGSKALMSRGAGYAPEVIRAPGFVEAATRPIQVLDIIPMFQTDQAAYKYMEETTRAHGAAERAEGATFAESAFVFTERTSPVQKITDSLPVTDEQLQDAPSMNGYIDTRVTFGLRQRFDGQSLIGDGSDPNLRGLKNVPGIQSQAVGAGPTMDAFFKAMTNIRRIGRAIPTHHLIHPTDWQNIRLTRTADGVYILGSPTDSGPDRLWGLPVAQEDADVQGRGYTGSFLPPYVSAFERQGVDIQLGFVGTQFVEGKRTVRGTFRVALVWFRPTAFSEVTGIPDV, from the coding sequence ATGTCGGTTGCGAATTTGACGTTGAAGGAGGCGCGCGAAAAGCTCGGCGCGAAGCAGGACGAGCTGGGCAAGGTCTTTGAAGAGGCCAAGGTCGCCGGTGGCTACGACTTCAACAAGGTGACCTCCCTCGGCACCAACGTGAAGGGCTCGATCGCCGTGGCCGAGAAGGTCAAGGCGATGAATGCCGAGTGCGACGAACTGGCGCAGCACGCCGAGACGCTCGAAGCCGCAGAGCACGCCGCGAAGAGCCATGCCGACCGCGAGAAGGGTGTGCGCCGACCGCCGATGCCGGGCAGCAAGGGCGACGATCGCCGCGCCGAAATCAAGTCTCTGGGCACTCGGGTCGCCGAGGAAAAGAGTTATCAGTCCTGGGTAAAGGACGGCGCGAACGGCGGCGTCAGCTTCAGCTTTGACGAAGTATGGCCGTCCGATGTGCTTGCCAAGGGGGCGTCCTTCGAAACGCTCGGCAGCAAGGCGCTGATGTCGCGCGGTGCGGGCTATGCGCCCGAGGTTATCCGCGCGCCCGGTTTCGTCGAAGCTGCTACCCGCCCGATCCAGGTGCTCGACATCATCCCGATGTTCCAGACCGATCAGGCCGCCTACAAGTACATGGAGGAGACGACGCGCGCGCACGGCGCGGCCGAACGGGCCGAGGGCGCGACCTTCGCAGAGAGCGCGTTTGTGTTCACCGAGCGCACCTCGCCCGTCCAGAAGATCACCGATAGCCTGCCAGTCACGGACGAGCAGTTGCAGGACGCGCCGTCGATGAACGGCTATATCGACACCCGCGTGACCTTCGGCTTGCGCCAGAGGTTCGACGGCCAGAGCCTCATCGGCGACGGCAGCGATCCGAACCTGCGCGGCCTGAAGAACGTCCCCGGCATCCAGTCCCAGGCAGTCGGTGCCGGGCCGACCATGGACGCCTTCTTCAAAGCGATGACCAATATCAGGCGGATCGGCCGCGCGATCCCGACCCACCACCTCATTCACCCCACTGACTGGCAGAATATTCGCCTCACCCGAACGGCGGATGGGGTCTACATTCTGGGCTCCCCTACCGATTCCGGGCCGGATCGACTGTGGGGTCTGCCGGTCGCCCAGGAGGACGCCGACGTCCAGGGGCGCGGTTATACCGGCTCGTTCCTGCCGCCCTACGTCTCGGCCTTCGAACGGCAGGGCGTGGACATCCAGCTCGGCTTTGTCGGCACCCAGTTTGTCGAGGGGAAGCGCACCGTGCGCGGCACCTTCCGCGTCGCGCTGGTGTGGTTCCGCCCGACCGCGTTCAGCGAAGTCACCGGCATTCCGGACGTGTGA
- a CDS encoding TraR/DksA C4-type zinc finger protein — translation MQSEERSIEASELLDAQMRELRIAVIRASLVPAVGDDCTDCGEDIEAARRAALPSAVRCVRCQERFERRGKA, via the coding sequence ATGCAGTCTGAAGAGCGCTCGATCGAAGCGTCCGAACTGCTCGACGCCCAGATGCGCGAGCTACGGATCGCCGTCATCCGCGCCAGCCTGGTGCCGGCCGTTGGCGACGACTGCACCGACTGCGGTGAAGACATTGAGGCCGCGCGCCGCGCCGCGTTGCCATCGGCCGTGCGGTGCGTCCGCTGCCAGGAACGATTCGAGCGGAGGGGGAAAGCGTGA
- a CDS encoding phage portal protein, protein MNWFSKALTAMRHGSRPMFLSGLLKRTRFDYRKEVGDGLDSSVVTAPIRWVQRALPEARLVVRRRKRNGAVEEMVGHQMIALIQRPNPYYGDIALWAATLLSWYIAGNAYWVKVRNRAGRPVELWYVPHWMMKTEAPRDGSEFISHYVYRPGGGIEPMTLLPEDVVHFRDGIDPRNLTLGLSSLDGVIREIFIDLESSNFVASLLRNMGVPGVVISPKGGAMVAPGDVAATKAWFQESFGGDRRGGPLVMGAPTDVQPYGFNPQQMNMSEGRDVAEERVCAVIGIPAAVVGFGAGLQTAKVGATMQELHRIAWENGVLPASRALADELNRSLLPDFGEVAGQEVGWNTDEVKALQEDQDKKTERYNKRLGSGAITVFEYRTGIGMEANDSHRIYLRPINLIEVPEGAPPRVETAPALPLKGARGAKAARAREAGYKRGVAFALMLQRQNKGLSAAFEKSLAARFAGWGDEARAAALPLLEAATPKQAKAEGQDGADDELIAMILEKLGIDAWSAELTQDYGAHYLEIAEAVQEAAGHAGLGTNLPDPVARAIVASGGRRVGLIDLDQQTRDAVFDALAEGRAEGEGVQKLADRIAVHIEAGPWNSGEIRARTIARTETKFAQNISTIERGLAAGVGQFVVFDGRLGPGRSLPEHMARDGSVVGAEEAAQMAADEHPNGTLSFAPYFEE, encoded by the coding sequence ATGAACTGGTTTTCCAAAGCCCTGACCGCGATGCGTCACGGCTCCCGCCCGATGTTCCTGTCCGGCCTGCTGAAGCGGACGCGGTTCGATTACCGGAAAGAGGTCGGCGACGGCCTGGATAGCTCCGTCGTGACGGCGCCGATCCGCTGGGTGCAGCGCGCGCTCCCCGAGGCGCGCCTGGTCGTTCGGCGGCGCAAGCGCAACGGCGCGGTAGAGGAGATGGTCGGCCATCAGATGATCGCGCTGATCCAGCGCCCCAATCCCTATTATGGCGATATCGCGCTGTGGGCCGCGACGCTGCTGTCCTGGTACATCGCGGGCAACGCCTATTGGGTGAAGGTGCGCAACCGGGCGGGCCGGCCGGTCGAGCTGTGGTACGTGCCGCACTGGATGATGAAGACAGAAGCGCCGCGAGACGGCAGTGAGTTCATCTCTCATTATGTCTATCGGCCGGGCGGCGGGATCGAGCCGATGACCCTGCTCCCCGAGGATGTGGTGCATTTCCGCGACGGGATCGATCCGCGCAACCTGACCCTTGGCCTGTCGTCGCTCGACGGCGTGATCCGCGAAATCTTCATCGATCTGGAGTCGTCCAACTTCGTCGCCTCGCTGCTGCGGAACATGGGCGTTCCCGGTGTGGTGATCAGCCCAAAGGGCGGCGCCATGGTCGCGCCCGGCGATGTCGCGGCGACCAAGGCATGGTTTCAGGAATCGTTCGGCGGCGATCGTCGCGGCGGGCCGCTGGTGATGGGCGCGCCGACCGACGTGCAGCCCTATGGCTTCAACCCGCAGCAGATGAACATGAGCGAGGGGCGCGACGTCGCCGAGGAACGCGTCTGCGCGGTGATCGGCATCCCGGCCGCCGTCGTCGGGTTCGGCGCCGGGCTCCAGACAGCCAAGGTCGGCGCGACGATGCAGGAGTTGCATAGGATCGCCTGGGAGAACGGAGTTCTGCCGGCGTCCCGTGCGCTCGCCGACGAGTTGAACCGTTCGCTGCTGCCCGACTTCGGCGAGGTGGCGGGCCAGGAGGTCGGATGGAATACCGACGAGGTGAAGGCGCTTCAGGAGGACCAGGACAAGAAAACCGAGCGCTATAACAAGCGGCTTGGCTCAGGGGCGATCACGGTGTTCGAGTATCGCACCGGGATCGGCATGGAGGCCAACGACAGCCACCGAATCTATCTGCGCCCGATCAACCTGATCGAGGTTCCCGAGGGTGCGCCGCCTCGGGTCGAGACGGCACCCGCCCTCCCGCTGAAGGGCGCGCGCGGCGCGAAGGCAGCGCGAGCGCGCGAGGCAGGCTACAAGCGCGGTGTTGCCTTTGCGCTGATGCTTCAGCGGCAGAATAAAGGCCTCTCAGCCGCGTTTGAGAAGTCGCTTGCCGCCCGCTTCGCTGGCTGGGGTGACGAGGCCCGCGCGGCAGCGCTGCCGCTGCTCGAAGCCGCCACGCCGAAGCAGGCCAAGGCGGAAGGGCAGGACGGGGCCGATGACGAGCTTATCGCAATGATCCTGGAGAAGCTTGGGATCGACGCCTGGTCGGCGGAGCTGACCCAGGACTATGGCGCGCATTATCTCGAAATCGCCGAGGCGGTGCAGGAAGCAGCCGGGCACGCCGGCCTCGGCACTAACCTGCCCGATCCCGTCGCCCGCGCGATCGTCGCCTCGGGCGGGCGGCGGGTCGGCCTGATCGATCTGGACCAACAGACACGCGACGCAGTGTTCGACGCGCTCGCCGAGGGCCGGGCCGAGGGCGAAGGCGTCCAGAAGCTCGCCGACCGGATCGCGGTGCACATCGAGGCCGGGCCGTGGAATTCGGGCGAGATCCGCGCGCGCACCATCGCCCGTACCGAGACCAAGTTCGCACAGAATATCTCGACGATCGAGCGCGGCCTGGCTGCCGGGGTCGGACAGTTCGTGGTGTTTGACGGACGGCTTGGGCCGGGCCGGTCGCTGCCTGAGCATATGGCCAGGGACGGCTCGGTCGTCGGCGCCGAGGAAGCGGCCCAGATGGCGGCCGATGAACATCCCAACGGCACGCTGAGCTTCGCCCCCTATTTCGAGGAGTAA
- a CDS encoding regulatory protein GemA, producing the protein MSRAAAKPAAFAPNPVLRALIAKVHIAKKDLGLEDDLYRGVLLDVAGKSSAGHCTEAELIRVLKHFEARGFTAKAKKPGPRPADLPFARKARALWISLHQLCAIDDPSERALEAFCRRQMKVAKMQWADEPLAYRMIEGLKAMGEREGWDQSMQGVRPEARVIVLKRRLLDAIHLKLAAIDPAIGAWSIERTVFELGGIKVQSILFATLGELDVIAGSLGRKLRQALNK; encoded by the coding sequence GTGAGTCGCGCTGCCGCAAAGCCGGCGGCGTTCGCGCCAAACCCGGTTCTCCGCGCTCTCATCGCCAAGGTGCATATCGCCAAGAAAGACCTTGGTCTGGAAGACGATCTTTACCGGGGCGTGCTGCTCGACGTCGCGGGCAAGTCAAGCGCAGGGCATTGCACCGAAGCCGAGCTGATCCGCGTGCTGAAGCATTTCGAGGCGCGGGGCTTCACGGCCAAGGCCAAGAAGCCGGGGCCGCGTCCGGCGGACCTGCCTTTCGCGCGCAAGGCGCGGGCCCTGTGGATTTCGCTGCATCAGCTCTGCGCGATCGACGATCCTTCGGAACGGGCGCTTGAGGCCTTTTGCCGCCGCCAGATGAAGGTCGCGAAAATGCAATGGGCCGACGAGCCGCTGGCCTATCGAATGATCGAAGGGCTGAAGGCGATGGGCGAGCGCGAAGGCTGGGACCAGTCAATGCAAGGCGTCCGGCCAGAGGCCAGGGTGATCGTGCTGAAGCGTCGCCTGCTCGACGCGATCCATCTGAAGCTCGCCGCGATCGACCCGGCGATAGGCGCGTGGTCGATCGAGCGGACGGTGTTCGAACTGGGCGGGATCAAGGTACAGTCGATCCTCTTCGCGACCCTTGGGGAACTGGACGTCATCGCCGGATCGCTCGGCCGCAAGCTGCGCCAGGCGCTCAACAAGTGA
- a CDS encoding N-acetylmuramoyl-L-alanine amidase: protein MTPIRYLTIHCAATPEGRDVKAGTISAWDIAKFGQVSYHQVVELDGRAVRTLPDDKRGAHTGGHNTGNIGICYVGGVDRDNKAPKDTRTPAQKATLKSLVIAYRALYPGLIVLGHRDWPNVAKACPSFDVAAWLKAEGIA, encoded by the coding sequence ATGACACCAATCAGATATCTGACGATCCATTGCGCCGCGACGCCCGAGGGCCGCGACGTGAAGGCGGGGACGATTTCCGCCTGGGACATCGCGAAGTTCGGCCAGGTCAGCTACCATCAGGTGGTGGAGCTTGACGGCCGGGCCGTCCGCACCCTGCCCGACGACAAGCGCGGCGCCCATACGGGCGGACACAATACCGGCAATATCGGCATCTGCTATGTCGGCGGGGTCGATCGGGACAACAAGGCGCCGAAGGACACCCGCACGCCCGCGCAGAAAGCGACGCTGAAGAGCCTCGTGATCGCCTATCGGGCGCTCTACCCAGGCCTGATCGTGCTTGGTCACCGGGACTGGCCGAACGTCGCGAAGGCCTGTCCCTCGTTCGATGTCGCCGCCTGGCTCAAGGCCGAGGGCATCGCCTGA